A single window of Anaerobacillus sp. CMMVII DNA harbors:
- a CDS encoding Lrp/AsnC family transcriptional regulator, translating to MGGLLLKEKKLEILHLIEGNARISVEILAKMVDLSVEETEAIIKELEEQKVILGYSAVIDWPKITSAETVTAMIDVKVTPKRGVGFDDVAERIYRFPEVRALYLMSGAYDLSVVIEGKTMNEVASFVSQKLSTLDSVISTTTHFQLKKYKHDGVVFSDGEEDHRIVITP from the coding sequence ATGGGGGGACTTCTCTTGAAGGAAAAAAAGCTTGAAATTCTACATTTGATTGAGGGAAATGCAAGGATTTCTGTTGAGATATTGGCAAAAATGGTTGATCTGTCTGTTGAAGAAACTGAGGCCATTATTAAGGAATTAGAAGAACAAAAGGTCATATTAGGCTACTCAGCCGTTATCGATTGGCCAAAAATTACAAGTGCAGAAACAGTAACGGCGATGATTGATGTGAAAGTAACCCCGAAACGTGGCGTAGGGTTTGATGATGTGGCTGAACGAATTTATCGTTTTCCCGAGGTAAGAGCCCTCTATTTAATGTCTGGTGCCTATGATCTATCTGTCGTGATTGAAGGAAAGACAATGAATGAGGTAGCTAGTTTTGTTTCACAAAAGCTTTCAACTCTAGATTCAGTCATCTCGACAACTACTCATTTTCAATTGAAAAAATACAAGCATGATGGAGTTGTATTTAGTGATGGTGAAGAAGATCATAGGATCGTGATTACTCCATGA